In Vigna unguiculata cultivar IT97K-499-35 chromosome 3, ASM411807v1, whole genome shotgun sequence, a single genomic region encodes these proteins:
- the LOC114178664 gene encoding uncharacterized protein LOC114178664, protein MGTAILRSHDCLQGRFLPNEAFAIATSRVASPRNSNPNHNHAFAASANQIRRRKRSPVFDRDRRRSSDRSTESSPSPANLVMGQVKILKRGEKLSLLSNHTEVRSKREMGLDLLLGSTVRLGPDPLTVKKQIRVSDPNNGVYAGSAFVSSPHPSSVPVPEFLGRNGAATSDLRRLLRLDLE, encoded by the coding sequence ATGGGAACAGCTATCCTTCGTTCCCACGATTGCCTCCAAGGTCGATTTCTCCCTAATGAAGCCTTCGCCATCGCCACGTCACGTGTGGCGTCGCCAAGAAACTCTAACCCTAATCACAACCATGCATTCGCCGCCTCCGCCAATCAGATACGCCGCCGGAAGCGGAGTCCGGTCTTTGATCGAGATCGCCGTCGATCCTCTGACCGATCGACGGAGAGTTCTCCGTCCCCGGCGAACCTCGTCATGGGACAAGTTAAGATCCTGAAGCGTGGCGAGAAATTGAGCCTGCTGAGCAATCATACCGAGGTTAGATCGAAGAGGGAGATGGGCCTGGATTTGTTACTGGGCTCCACGGTCCGATTGGGGCCGGATCCTTTAACCGTGAAGAAGCAGATTAGGGTTTCGGATCCGAACAACGGCGTGTACGCGGGGTCGGCGTTCGTTTCGTCGCCGCATCCGAGTTCCGTTCCGGTGCCGGAATTTTTAGGGCGCAACGGCGCGGCCACCAGTGATTTGCGGCGGTTGCTGCGACTCGATTTGGAATGA
- the LOC114177569 gene encoding protein ENHANCED DISEASE RESISTANCE 2-like isoform X4, with protein MDAVATASELNKSGSGGSERSDDSGGGGGGIFEYSGWVYHLGVNSIGHEYCHLRFLFIRGKYVAMYKRDPHENPGIKPIRRGVVGPTLMVEELGRRKVNNGDLYVLRFYNRLDETKKGDIACATAGEARGWMEAFDQAKQQAELELSKGISARDKLNNMENEINLEGHRPRVRRYAHGLRKLIRIGQGPEKLLRQSSKLSRTDGFEGDGGDAVEAHQWKCIFTLAGIRIFEDVSDHKNGKTVLAKSVGVIDATADTVFEVILSTDQQKRYEWDTLICDLELVDSYDGHYDVVYGTYDSKYLSRWHSKQDFVFSRQWFRGQDGTYTILQCPAIHKKKPPIHGYRRAKVNPSSWEIRNLNTSVPSNSPRCLVTHTLEINTSSWCRWKNHQSSKFQRSIPHALLFQVAGLKEYIAANPALHHENATTVVHSKISDASISSAECEDEMQDEFYDAITADSSTSDEESDDDQKLVMQEPRVKLKNISWAITTLALKRTAAPDLSEELDPHVTPITIPSDLHCSLWKGKDDNDTNCWASPSGKGFMIRGKNYLKDSSKVVGGDPLLKLVGVDWLTVDKSVDRIALHPKCLVQSEAGKKLPFILVINLQFEKSTAGISLLLTLNEELSSFTTSRASRLPTLTDK; from the exons ATGGACGCTGTAGCAACAGCTTCGGAGCTGAACAAGTCCGGGAGCGGAGGTTCGGAGCGGAGCGATGACAgcggaggaggaggaggagggatATTTGAGTACTCTGGTTGGGTTTATCACTTGGGAGTCAATTCCATTGGCCACGAGTACTGTCATCTCCGGTTCCTCTTCATTAGGGGAAAGTATGTCGCCATGTACAAGCGTGATCCTCACGAGAACCCTGGCATC AAACCAATTAGGCGGGGAGTTGTTGGACCCACGCTAATGGTGGAGGAGCTAGGTCGTCGAAAGGTCAACAATGGG GATCTTTATGTTTTACGGTTTTACAATCGATTAGATGAGACCAAAAAAGGAGAT ATTGCTTGCGCTACAGCTGGGGAGGCCAGGGGATGGATGGAAGCATTTGATCAGGCTAAGCAACAG GCTGAGCTTGAGCTGTCAAAAGGAATTAGTGCTAGAGACAAACTGAACAACATGGAGAACGA GATCAATCTTGAAGGACATCGACCTAGAGTGAGGCGATATGCCCATGGTTTGAGGAAGCTCATAAGAATTGGCCAAG gcCCTGAAAAATTGTTACGACAATCATCAAAGTTGTCTAGAACAGACGGGTTTGAAGGTGATGGAGGCGATGCAGTTGAAGCACATCAATGGAAATGCATTTTTACTTTGGCTG GTATTAGAATTTTTGAGGATGTTTCTGATCACAAG AATGGTAAGACTGTCCTTGCGAAGTCTGTTGGTGTTATTGATGCAACTGCAGATACtgtttttgaagttattttgAGCACTGACCAACAGAAAAGATACGA GTGGGATACGTTGATATGTGACTTGGAACTTGTAGATTCTTACGATGGGCACTACGATGTTGTTTATGGGACATATGATTCTAAGTATCTATCTCG GTGGCACTCAAAGCAGGATTTTGTCTTCTCTAGACAATGGTTTCGTGGACAAGATGGAACATATA CTATCTTGCAATGTCCAGCTATACACAAGAAAAAGCCCCCAATACATGGATATCGACGTGCAAAAGTTAATC CATCTTCATGGGAGATTAGAAATTTGAACACATCTGTGCCATCAAATAGTCCAAGATGTTTAGTGACGCACACTTTAGAGATAAACACTTCATCCTGGTGTCGATGGAAGAATCACCAGAGCTCAAAATTTCAGAGGAGTATTCCTCATGCATTATTGTTCCAAGTGGCAG GTCTGAAGGAATACATTGCTGCCAATCCTGCACTCCACCATGAAAATGCCACCACAGTTGTTCATTCCAAAATCTCTGATGCTTCTATTTCTAGTGCTGAATGTGAGGATGAAATGCAGGATGAGTTTTATGATGCAATTACTGCTGATTCGTCAACATCAGATGAAGAAAGTGATGATGATCAAAAACTTGTTATGCAG GAGCCAAGAGTCAAGCTAAAGAATATTTCATGGGCAATCACAACATTAGCTTTAAAGCGAACTGCTG CTCCTGATCTTAGCGAAGAATTGGATCCTCATGTAACTCCTATCACAATTCCAAGTGACTTGCATTGTTCTTTATGGAAAGGAAAGGATGACAATGACACAAACTGTTGGGCTTCTCCTTCTGGAAAAGGATTTATGATCAGAGGAAAGAACTATCTTAAAGATAGTTCAAAG GTAGTTGGAGGAGATCCTCTTCTCAAACTTGTAGGAGTCGATTGGTTAACAGTTGATAAATCTGTGGATAGAATTGCCCTTCACCCTAAATGTTTGGTTCAG TCAGAAGCCGGGAAAAAGCTTCCATTTATCCTTGTCATTAATCTCCAG TTTGAAAAGTCTACTGCTGGCATATCATTGCTTTTGACATTGAATGAAGAATTGAGTAGCTTTACCACTAGTAGAGCGTCAAGGCTGCCAACTTTGACCGACAAGTAA
- the LOC114177569 gene encoding protein ENHANCED DISEASE RESISTANCE 2-like isoform X3: MDAVATASELNKSGSGGSERSDDSGGGGGGIFEYSGWVYHLGVNSIGHEYCHLRFLFIRGKYVAMYKRDPHENPGIIACATAGEARGWMEAFDQAKQQAELELSKGISARDKLNNMENEINLEGHRPRVRRYAHGLRKLIRIGQGPEKLLRQSSKLSRTDGFEGDGGDAVEAHQWKCIFTLAGIRIFEDVSDHKNGKTVLAKSVGVIDATADTVFEVILSTDQQKRYEWDTLICDLELVDSYDGHYDVVYGTYDSKYLSRWHSKQDFVFSRQWFRGQDGTYTILQCPAIHKKKPPIHGYRRAKVNPSSWEIRNLNTSVPSNSPRCLVTHTLEINTSSWCRWKNHQSSKFQRSIPHALLFQVAGLKEYIAANPALHHENATTVVHSKISDASISSAECEDEMQDEFYDAITADSSTSDEESDDDQKLVMQEPRVKLKNISWAITTLALKRTAAPDLSEELDPHVTPITIPSDLHCSLWKGKDDNDTNCWASPSGKGFMIRGKNYLKDSSKVVGGDPLLKLVGVDWLTVDKSVDRIALHPKCLVQSEAGKKLPFILVINLQVPAKPNYSLVLYYAADRPINKNSLLAKFVGGSDAFRDSRFKLIPSIVEGYWMVKRAVGTKACLLGKAVTCKYFRQDNFLEIDVDIGSSSVARSVIGLVLGYVTSLVVDLAILIEAKEEPELPEYILGTVRLNRLKLESAVPLED; this comes from the exons ATGGACGCTGTAGCAACAGCTTCGGAGCTGAACAAGTCCGGGAGCGGAGGTTCGGAGCGGAGCGATGACAgcggaggaggaggaggagggatATTTGAGTACTCTGGTTGGGTTTATCACTTGGGAGTCAATTCCATTGGCCACGAGTACTGTCATCTCCGGTTCCTCTTCATTAGGGGAAAGTATGTCGCCATGTACAAGCGTGATCCTCACGAGAACCCTGGCATC ATTGCTTGCGCTACAGCTGGGGAGGCCAGGGGATGGATGGAAGCATTTGATCAGGCTAAGCAACAG GCTGAGCTTGAGCTGTCAAAAGGAATTAGTGCTAGAGACAAACTGAACAACATGGAGAACGA GATCAATCTTGAAGGACATCGACCTAGAGTGAGGCGATATGCCCATGGTTTGAGGAAGCTCATAAGAATTGGCCAAG gcCCTGAAAAATTGTTACGACAATCATCAAAGTTGTCTAGAACAGACGGGTTTGAAGGTGATGGAGGCGATGCAGTTGAAGCACATCAATGGAAATGCATTTTTACTTTGGCTG GTATTAGAATTTTTGAGGATGTTTCTGATCACAAG AATGGTAAGACTGTCCTTGCGAAGTCTGTTGGTGTTATTGATGCAACTGCAGATACtgtttttgaagttattttgAGCACTGACCAACAGAAAAGATACGA GTGGGATACGTTGATATGTGACTTGGAACTTGTAGATTCTTACGATGGGCACTACGATGTTGTTTATGGGACATATGATTCTAAGTATCTATCTCG GTGGCACTCAAAGCAGGATTTTGTCTTCTCTAGACAATGGTTTCGTGGACAAGATGGAACATATA CTATCTTGCAATGTCCAGCTATACACAAGAAAAAGCCCCCAATACATGGATATCGACGTGCAAAAGTTAATC CATCTTCATGGGAGATTAGAAATTTGAACACATCTGTGCCATCAAATAGTCCAAGATGTTTAGTGACGCACACTTTAGAGATAAACACTTCATCCTGGTGTCGATGGAAGAATCACCAGAGCTCAAAATTTCAGAGGAGTATTCCTCATGCATTATTGTTCCAAGTGGCAG GTCTGAAGGAATACATTGCTGCCAATCCTGCACTCCACCATGAAAATGCCACCACAGTTGTTCATTCCAAAATCTCTGATGCTTCTATTTCTAGTGCTGAATGTGAGGATGAAATGCAGGATGAGTTTTATGATGCAATTACTGCTGATTCGTCAACATCAGATGAAGAAAGTGATGATGATCAAAAACTTGTTATGCAG GAGCCAAGAGTCAAGCTAAAGAATATTTCATGGGCAATCACAACATTAGCTTTAAAGCGAACTGCTG CTCCTGATCTTAGCGAAGAATTGGATCCTCATGTAACTCCTATCACAATTCCAAGTGACTTGCATTGTTCTTTATGGAAAGGAAAGGATGACAATGACACAAACTGTTGGGCTTCTCCTTCTGGAAAAGGATTTATGATCAGAGGAAAGAACTATCTTAAAGATAGTTCAAAG GTAGTTGGAGGAGATCCTCTTCTCAAACTTGTAGGAGTCGATTGGTTAACAGTTGATAAATCTGTGGATAGAATTGCCCTTCACCCTAAATGTTTGGTTCAG TCAGAAGCCGGGAAAAAGCTTCCATTTATCCTTGTCATTAATCTCCAG GTTCCTGCGAAACCAAACTACAGTCTGGTTCTATATTATGCAGCTGACAGACcgataaataaaaattctttgTTAGCTAAGTTTGTTGGTGGAAGTGATGCGTTTCGGGACTCAAGATTCAAGCTTATTCCTAGTATAGTTGAG GGATATTGGATGGTCAAGAGAGCTGTAGGAACCAAAGCTTGCCTCTTGGGAAAAGCGGTAACCTGTAAATACTTTAGACAAGATAATTTTTTGGAG ATTGATGTGGACATTGGATCCTCTTCTGTGGCCAGAAGTGTCATAGGCCTTGTCCTGGGATATGTTACAAGTCTTGTTGTCGACCTTGCAATTTTGATAGAG GCAAAAGAAGAACCGGAGCTGCCAGAGTATATTCTTGGAACTGTCCGATTAAACCGTTTGAAACTTGAATCTGCTGTACCATTGGAAGATTAA
- the LOC114177569 gene encoding protein ENHANCED DISEASE RESISTANCE 2-like isoform X2, which translates to MDAVATASELNKSGSGGSERSDDSGGGGGGIFEYSGWVYHLGVNSIGHEYCHLRFLFIRGKYVAMYKRDPHENPGIKPIRRGVVGPTLMVEELGRRKVNNGDLYVLRFYNRLDETKKGDIACATAGEARGWMEAFDQAKQQAELELSKGISARDKLNNMENEINLEGHRPRVRRYAHGLRKLIRIGQGPEKLLRQSSKLSRTDGFEGDGGDAVEAHQWKCIFTLAGIRIFEDVSDHKNGKTVLAKSVGVIDATADTVFEVILSTDQQKRYEWDTLICDLELVDSYDGHYDVVYGTYDSKWHSKQDFVFSRQWFRGQDGTYTILQCPAIHKKKPPIHGYRRAKVNPSSWEIRNLNTSVPSNSPRCLVTHTLEINTSSWCRWKNHQSSKFQRSIPHALLFQVAGLKEYIAANPALHHENATTVVHSKISDASISSAECEDEMQDEFYDAITADSSTSDEESDDDQKLVMQEPRVKLKNISWAITTLALKRTAAPDLSEELDPHVTPITIPSDLHCSLWKGKDDNDTNCWASPSGKGFMIRGKNYLKDSSKVVGGDPLLKLVGVDWLTVDKSVDRIALHPKCLVQSEAGKKLPFILVINLQVPAKPNYSLVLYYAADRPINKNSLLAKFVGGSDAFRDSRFKLIPSIVEGYWMVKRAVGTKACLLGKAVTCKYFRQDNFLEIDVDIGSSSVARSVIGLVLGYVTSLVVDLAILIEAKEEPELPEYILGTVRLNRLKLESAVPLED; encoded by the exons ATGGACGCTGTAGCAACAGCTTCGGAGCTGAACAAGTCCGGGAGCGGAGGTTCGGAGCGGAGCGATGACAgcggaggaggaggaggagggatATTTGAGTACTCTGGTTGGGTTTATCACTTGGGAGTCAATTCCATTGGCCACGAGTACTGTCATCTCCGGTTCCTCTTCATTAGGGGAAAGTATGTCGCCATGTACAAGCGTGATCCTCACGAGAACCCTGGCATC AAACCAATTAGGCGGGGAGTTGTTGGACCCACGCTAATGGTGGAGGAGCTAGGTCGTCGAAAGGTCAACAATGGG GATCTTTATGTTTTACGGTTTTACAATCGATTAGATGAGACCAAAAAAGGAGAT ATTGCTTGCGCTACAGCTGGGGAGGCCAGGGGATGGATGGAAGCATTTGATCAGGCTAAGCAACAG GCTGAGCTTGAGCTGTCAAAAGGAATTAGTGCTAGAGACAAACTGAACAACATGGAGAACGA GATCAATCTTGAAGGACATCGACCTAGAGTGAGGCGATATGCCCATGGTTTGAGGAAGCTCATAAGAATTGGCCAAG gcCCTGAAAAATTGTTACGACAATCATCAAAGTTGTCTAGAACAGACGGGTTTGAAGGTGATGGAGGCGATGCAGTTGAAGCACATCAATGGAAATGCATTTTTACTTTGGCTG GTATTAGAATTTTTGAGGATGTTTCTGATCACAAG AATGGTAAGACTGTCCTTGCGAAGTCTGTTGGTGTTATTGATGCAACTGCAGATACtgtttttgaagttattttgAGCACTGACCAACAGAAAAGATACGA GTGGGATACGTTGATATGTGACTTGGAACTTGTAGATTCTTACGATGGGCACTACGATGTTGTTTATGGGACATATGATTCTAA GTGGCACTCAAAGCAGGATTTTGTCTTCTCTAGACAATGGTTTCGTGGACAAGATGGAACATATA CTATCTTGCAATGTCCAGCTATACACAAGAAAAAGCCCCCAATACATGGATATCGACGTGCAAAAGTTAATC CATCTTCATGGGAGATTAGAAATTTGAACACATCTGTGCCATCAAATAGTCCAAGATGTTTAGTGACGCACACTTTAGAGATAAACACTTCATCCTGGTGTCGATGGAAGAATCACCAGAGCTCAAAATTTCAGAGGAGTATTCCTCATGCATTATTGTTCCAAGTGGCAG GTCTGAAGGAATACATTGCTGCCAATCCTGCACTCCACCATGAAAATGCCACCACAGTTGTTCATTCCAAAATCTCTGATGCTTCTATTTCTAGTGCTGAATGTGAGGATGAAATGCAGGATGAGTTTTATGATGCAATTACTGCTGATTCGTCAACATCAGATGAAGAAAGTGATGATGATCAAAAACTTGTTATGCAG GAGCCAAGAGTCAAGCTAAAGAATATTTCATGGGCAATCACAACATTAGCTTTAAAGCGAACTGCTG CTCCTGATCTTAGCGAAGAATTGGATCCTCATGTAACTCCTATCACAATTCCAAGTGACTTGCATTGTTCTTTATGGAAAGGAAAGGATGACAATGACACAAACTGTTGGGCTTCTCCTTCTGGAAAAGGATTTATGATCAGAGGAAAGAACTATCTTAAAGATAGTTCAAAG GTAGTTGGAGGAGATCCTCTTCTCAAACTTGTAGGAGTCGATTGGTTAACAGTTGATAAATCTGTGGATAGAATTGCCCTTCACCCTAAATGTTTGGTTCAG TCAGAAGCCGGGAAAAAGCTTCCATTTATCCTTGTCATTAATCTCCAG GTTCCTGCGAAACCAAACTACAGTCTGGTTCTATATTATGCAGCTGACAGACcgataaataaaaattctttgTTAGCTAAGTTTGTTGGTGGAAGTGATGCGTTTCGGGACTCAAGATTCAAGCTTATTCCTAGTATAGTTGAG GGATATTGGATGGTCAAGAGAGCTGTAGGAACCAAAGCTTGCCTCTTGGGAAAAGCGGTAACCTGTAAATACTTTAGACAAGATAATTTTTTGGAG ATTGATGTGGACATTGGATCCTCTTCTGTGGCCAGAAGTGTCATAGGCCTTGTCCTGGGATATGTTACAAGTCTTGTTGTCGACCTTGCAATTTTGATAGAG GCAAAAGAAGAACCGGAGCTGCCAGAGTATATTCTTGGAACTGTCCGATTAAACCGTTTGAAACTTGAATCTGCTGTACCATTGGAAGATTAA
- the LOC114177569 gene encoding protein ENHANCED DISEASE RESISTANCE 2-like isoform X1 has translation MDAVATASELNKSGSGGSERSDDSGGGGGGIFEYSGWVYHLGVNSIGHEYCHLRFLFIRGKYVAMYKRDPHENPGIKPIRRGVVGPTLMVEELGRRKVNNGDLYVLRFYNRLDETKKGDIACATAGEARGWMEAFDQAKQQAELELSKGISARDKLNNMENEINLEGHRPRVRRYAHGLRKLIRIGQGPEKLLRQSSKLSRTDGFEGDGGDAVEAHQWKCIFTLAGIRIFEDVSDHKNGKTVLAKSVGVIDATADTVFEVILSTDQQKRYEWDTLICDLELVDSYDGHYDVVYGTYDSKYLSRWHSKQDFVFSRQWFRGQDGTYTILQCPAIHKKKPPIHGYRRAKVNPSSWEIRNLNTSVPSNSPRCLVTHTLEINTSSWCRWKNHQSSKFQRSIPHALLFQVAGLKEYIAANPALHHENATTVVHSKISDASISSAECEDEMQDEFYDAITADSSTSDEESDDDQKLVMQEPRVKLKNISWAITTLALKRTAAPDLSEELDPHVTPITIPSDLHCSLWKGKDDNDTNCWASPSGKGFMIRGKNYLKDSSKVVGGDPLLKLVGVDWLTVDKSVDRIALHPKCLVQSEAGKKLPFILVINLQVPAKPNYSLVLYYAADRPINKNSLLAKFVGGSDAFRDSRFKLIPSIVEGYWMVKRAVGTKACLLGKAVTCKYFRQDNFLEIDVDIGSSSVARSVIGLVLGYVTSLVVDLAILIEAKEEPELPEYILGTVRLNRLKLESAVPLED, from the exons ATGGACGCTGTAGCAACAGCTTCGGAGCTGAACAAGTCCGGGAGCGGAGGTTCGGAGCGGAGCGATGACAgcggaggaggaggaggagggatATTTGAGTACTCTGGTTGGGTTTATCACTTGGGAGTCAATTCCATTGGCCACGAGTACTGTCATCTCCGGTTCCTCTTCATTAGGGGAAAGTATGTCGCCATGTACAAGCGTGATCCTCACGAGAACCCTGGCATC AAACCAATTAGGCGGGGAGTTGTTGGACCCACGCTAATGGTGGAGGAGCTAGGTCGTCGAAAGGTCAACAATGGG GATCTTTATGTTTTACGGTTTTACAATCGATTAGATGAGACCAAAAAAGGAGAT ATTGCTTGCGCTACAGCTGGGGAGGCCAGGGGATGGATGGAAGCATTTGATCAGGCTAAGCAACAG GCTGAGCTTGAGCTGTCAAAAGGAATTAGTGCTAGAGACAAACTGAACAACATGGAGAACGA GATCAATCTTGAAGGACATCGACCTAGAGTGAGGCGATATGCCCATGGTTTGAGGAAGCTCATAAGAATTGGCCAAG gcCCTGAAAAATTGTTACGACAATCATCAAAGTTGTCTAGAACAGACGGGTTTGAAGGTGATGGAGGCGATGCAGTTGAAGCACATCAATGGAAATGCATTTTTACTTTGGCTG GTATTAGAATTTTTGAGGATGTTTCTGATCACAAG AATGGTAAGACTGTCCTTGCGAAGTCTGTTGGTGTTATTGATGCAACTGCAGATACtgtttttgaagttattttgAGCACTGACCAACAGAAAAGATACGA GTGGGATACGTTGATATGTGACTTGGAACTTGTAGATTCTTACGATGGGCACTACGATGTTGTTTATGGGACATATGATTCTAAGTATCTATCTCG GTGGCACTCAAAGCAGGATTTTGTCTTCTCTAGACAATGGTTTCGTGGACAAGATGGAACATATA CTATCTTGCAATGTCCAGCTATACACAAGAAAAAGCCCCCAATACATGGATATCGACGTGCAAAAGTTAATC CATCTTCATGGGAGATTAGAAATTTGAACACATCTGTGCCATCAAATAGTCCAAGATGTTTAGTGACGCACACTTTAGAGATAAACACTTCATCCTGGTGTCGATGGAAGAATCACCAGAGCTCAAAATTTCAGAGGAGTATTCCTCATGCATTATTGTTCCAAGTGGCAG GTCTGAAGGAATACATTGCTGCCAATCCTGCACTCCACCATGAAAATGCCACCACAGTTGTTCATTCCAAAATCTCTGATGCTTCTATTTCTAGTGCTGAATGTGAGGATGAAATGCAGGATGAGTTTTATGATGCAATTACTGCTGATTCGTCAACATCAGATGAAGAAAGTGATGATGATCAAAAACTTGTTATGCAG GAGCCAAGAGTCAAGCTAAAGAATATTTCATGGGCAATCACAACATTAGCTTTAAAGCGAACTGCTG CTCCTGATCTTAGCGAAGAATTGGATCCTCATGTAACTCCTATCACAATTCCAAGTGACTTGCATTGTTCTTTATGGAAAGGAAAGGATGACAATGACACAAACTGTTGGGCTTCTCCTTCTGGAAAAGGATTTATGATCAGAGGAAAGAACTATCTTAAAGATAGTTCAAAG GTAGTTGGAGGAGATCCTCTTCTCAAACTTGTAGGAGTCGATTGGTTAACAGTTGATAAATCTGTGGATAGAATTGCCCTTCACCCTAAATGTTTGGTTCAG TCAGAAGCCGGGAAAAAGCTTCCATTTATCCTTGTCATTAATCTCCAG GTTCCTGCGAAACCAAACTACAGTCTGGTTCTATATTATGCAGCTGACAGACcgataaataaaaattctttgTTAGCTAAGTTTGTTGGTGGAAGTGATGCGTTTCGGGACTCAAGATTCAAGCTTATTCCTAGTATAGTTGAG GGATATTGGATGGTCAAGAGAGCTGTAGGAACCAAAGCTTGCCTCTTGGGAAAAGCGGTAACCTGTAAATACTTTAGACAAGATAATTTTTTGGAG ATTGATGTGGACATTGGATCCTCTTCTGTGGCCAGAAGTGTCATAGGCCTTGTCCTGGGATATGTTACAAGTCTTGTTGTCGACCTTGCAATTTTGATAGAG GCAAAAGAAGAACCGGAGCTGCCAGAGTATATTCTTGGAACTGTCCGATTAAACCGTTTGAAACTTGAATCTGCTGTACCATTGGAAGATTAA